The following DNA comes from Blastocatellia bacterium.
ACAAATCGGCGCGGGCTATGCCGTGCCACAATCCACCGGCGGCTTGCCACATGGCATACTGACACGGCGTTAAATGATAAAACTCGGTGAGCAACGTTGGCTCATCGAGCAAAATGCGCACGAGTTCTTCATGCAGATACGCGACCCGTTCGGCGGCTACGGCCAGGCTGTTGGCGAGACGAGGGCTCAGCACCACGCCTTCCAGACCGAATCGCTCAACCCCGTCAAACCAGGGGTCAGAGAGCACGCCGGTCTCGTAAATAGTGCGGGCAAACGTTGTATAGTCAACCAACGGACCGCTCGATGAACTCTTGCTTGGCTCTCTCACAACAACTCTTGGCTCCCCGCCTGACCGCTATACGGTCGCTTTGTGAATCTGCCGCTTATAGCGGTGAATCTGTCGCCGGATCAACTTAAGCTGTTTGTGATCATGCGCCATCAACGCTTCGTCGCGCTTCTTTTTGAGTTCTCGAATCCGCGCTTTGATTTCAGCTTTGTTGACGCCGACGACCTGATGATGCACATGCATGTCAATGTGCAATGCCGTGCACAGCGCCTTCAGCAGGTGATCTTTGTTCAGTTGTGTGTATCCTCTGACGGCTTCGTGATCCACGCCGGCGGCAATGTCACGAAGCTCGGCCAACGTTTTCTTCTTGAGTTCTTCGTAGGTGTACGCCATGGCTGTGTTCCTCCAGTTGAAAACATGAGCCACCGCAACGAGTCAATTTAACCGCTCCTCTCGTCTGTGCGTGATTTCATAGCCTAATGGGTTTGATGACGGTTGGTCAATACGCTGCATGGTTAAGAACAAACCGGCTCCGCTGGCAACAATCGCCGCTGAGGGCAACAGACGGCACAAAGGGGGCAGGAGGTTCTCGGTAGATTTTGTGATCTCAGTGGCTCCGTTTTCATCCGTCGTGGTGGCTCCGTTTTCATCCGTCGTGGCGTGTGAGCATCCTGCAAGCTGTTCGTCAAGCGAGATTCTTCCGATAGATGACAAAGTTTCTGGTTACCTTTCCGCCCAATTTTTCAGCCGTTCGACGCGACGGCCAGTTATCATCGAGCACAATCGTATAGCTGGCCGTAGTGTAGCCGCGCTCAATCATGGCTCGGTAGCTCTGGGCGGCCAGCGCCAGGTTGATCCCGCGACCGCGATAGGCTTGTCTGACACCGATAATCAGCAAGACGCCATGATCAATGGCGCTGAGCGCCTGCTGAAATTCCTCAGCGTGTTGCTCAAGCGACATGCCTCTCATGCGATGAACTGCCTGATTCAAATCGGGCAGGGCGTAGACAGCGCCGACGGTTTGTCCGTCCAGCTCGGCAAACACGATGAAATCCGCCACGAGAAAATCCTTCAATCCACCTATCAGCCCGTGCACCATCGCCGCGCTCAATGGGTGCATGCCCCAGTGCGCCGAGAAGGTGTCGTTAAACACATCGGTGAAAATTGCCGTCTCATGCTCCATGTGATCGAAGTTGAACGAGCGAAGCCGCACGCCATCACGTGAGACGCGCTCAACCATCTCGTGATACAGCGCCGCCAGCGCCGG
Coding sequences within:
- a CDS encoding GNAT family N-acetyltransferase — its product is MRVHALRTVEEFQHYATFGFDVYRDNPYWTPTDPDYLVSLLSQQLPHTAEAEVQAFWVEQRDKVLAALTAVVEQGYNRHHREHLGHILFFEAMPAQDEAVQAVMQVAFRWLGERGCQAVRLSMLMGWQTPLTIDAYEAVPTVFHTYNPAYYHSYVKNAGFQTERGAVQYQIEFTPALAALYHEMVERVSRDGVRLRSFNFDHMEHETAIFTDVFNDTFSAHWGMHPLSAAMVHGLIGGLKDFLVADFIVFAELDGQTVGAVYALPDLNQAVHRMRGMSLEQHAEEFQQALSAIDHGVLLIIGVRQAYRGRGINLALAAQSYRAMIERGYTTASYTIVLDDNWPSRRTAEKLGGKVTRNFVIYRKNLA